One stretch of Gadus chalcogrammus isolate NIFS_2021 chromosome 14, NIFS_Gcha_1.0, whole genome shotgun sequence DNA includes these proteins:
- the mesd gene encoding LRP chaperone MESD, with translation MASDFRWKCLALLLCTQLLVVIGSDGPNKPKKKKDIRDYNDADMARLLEEWEKDDDIEEGDLPEHKRPPPQVDFSKADPSKPEELLKMSKKGRTLMVFASVSGDPTEKETEEVTSLWQGSLFNANYDIQRFVVGSNRAIFMLKDGALAWEVKDFLVQQERCLDVTVEGQVFPGKAGNAEGTKEPHPVGSKKKKKSKKEGKKPDLQGNKANKQEL, from the exons ATGGCGTCGGACTTTAGGTGGAAGTGTCTTGCACTGCTCCTCTGCACACAATTGTTGGTTGTAATCGGGAGCGATGGTCCAAATAAACCCAAGAAAAAGAAGGACATCAGGGACTACAATGACGCGGACATGGCCCGTCTTCTGGAGGAGTGGGAG AAGGATGATGACATCGAGGAAGGGGACCTCCCTGAACACAAGAGGCCGCCGCCCCAAGTGGATTTCTCTAAAGCCGACCCCTCCAAGCCCGAGGAACTGCTGAAGATGTCCAAGAAGGGCAGGACACTGATGGTTTTTGCCAGTGTGTCAGGAGATCCTACTGAGAAGGAGACAGAAGAGGTCACCAGCCTCTGGCAGGGCAGTCTCTTCAATGCCAACTATGACATCCAGAG GTTTGTGGTGGGCTCCAACCGAGCCATCTTCATGCTCAAGGACGGCGCGCTGGCCTGGGAGGTGAAGGACTTCCTGGTGCAGCAGGAACGCTGCCTGGACGTCACCGTGGAGGGACAGGTGTTCCCTGGGAAGGCCGGGAATGCAGAGGGGACCAAAGAGCCCCACCCGGTTGgctccaagaagaagaagaagagcaaaAAGGAGGGCAAGAAGCCAGACCTGCAGGGCAACAAGGCAAACAAGCAGGAGCTATAA